Within Terriglobia bacterium, the genomic segment ATCGTCCGGGGGCACATCAAGAGACGCGAGGAGGCCCAGGCCATTTATGAAGCCGCCCGATCTGCCGGACATGTGGCGGGCCTGCTCGACCAGGAGAGGCCGAACATCTTCACTCAGTCCGTCGCCAACATCACGCCCGGGGCGCAAGTAACGGTCGAGATCAGCTATGTTGAGGCATTGAAGTATGCGGACGGAACATATGAATTCGTATTCCCGATGGTGGTGGCTCCCCGCTATATCCCGGGCACGCCGACCGGCAGAACCGGCGGCGGCTGGGCCCAGGATACCAATAAGGTTCCGGACGCCTCGCGTATCACGCCCCCGGTCGCGGGCAACCCTGAGACCGCCATGCCTACGCGGGCCGGGCACGATATCTCGCTGGAGGTTCTGCTTGAGGCGGGGGTGACGATCGAAGATCTCAAATCGGTCTTGCATGAAGTGACCGTCGATAGACCCGGCCCCCACAGCGCCGCCGTGCGGCTCAAGGATCAATCTGAGATCCCCAACAGGGATTTCATCCTCCGCTACGGCGTCGCCGGAGGCAGCATCAAGGATGCGGTCCTTGCCCACCAGGGAGATCAGGGTGGCTTTTTCACTCTCGTGCTCCAACCGCCCGAGCGCGTGAACGTCCAGGATGTCACGCCGAAGGAACTGATCTTCGTGCTCGACAGTTCCGGATCGATGAGCGGCTTCCCAATCGAAAAGGCCAAAGAGACCATGCGGCTTGCCCTCAAAGGACTCTACCCCAGGGACACGTTTAACCTGATGACCTTTTCCGGAGACACGCGCATTCTCTTCCCCGCGCCAGTGCCGGCAACACCCGACAATCTCCAGAAGGCAGAGCAGTTTCTTTCCATGCAAGGCGGGAGCGGCGGCACCGAAATGATGCGTGCCATTCGCGCTGCCCTGGCGCCGTCCGACGAACAGAGCCACATCCGCATTGTCTGCTTTATGACGGACGGCATGGTGGGGAATGATTTCGAGATCATTTCGGAGGTCCAAAAGCACCCGAACGCGCGCGTCTTCGCCTTCGGCATCGGGAACTCGGTCAACCGTTTTCTGCTCGACCAGATGGCGCAGCAGGGCCGGGGCGAAGTCGAGTATGTCACCCTGGGCGACGACGGCTCGGCAGCGGCGCGGCGATTTCACGAGCGGGTGCGCAACCCGCTCCTCACCGACATCACCATCGAATGGGGCGGATTGGCGGTTACCGATGTCTATCCAAAACGCATACCGGATCTCTTCAGTGCCAAACCGATGGTGATTTGCGGCCGCTACACGCGCGCCGGCAAAGGAGTCATCCTTGTGTCCGGCAACATGTCCGGCGGACATTTCTCGCGCGAAATACCCGTAAACCTGCCGGATCGCGAACCGCGCAACAGCGTGCTTGCCAAGCTGTGGGCGCGAACCCGCATCGACGATCTGATGGCGCAGGACTACCGCGGCATTCAACGCGCCAACATGCAATCCGATCTCCGGGAGCAGATCACCCAACTAGGGCTGGATTTCGGGCTGATGACTCAGTTCACGTCCTTTGTTGCAGTAGAGGAGATGACCATCACCGAGGGGGGCAAACCGCGCCGTATCGAAGTGCCCGTGGAATTACCCGACGGCGTGAGCTATCGGGGGATATTCGGCGCGCCCGGTGAGGGGATGCCGGCAACGTCAGCTGCAAACCTCTCGATGGTCAAAGGCCTTGCGATGGCCGGAGGGATGGGTGGAGGTGTAGGCCCCCGGCAGATGGCGCCAGCCCCCGTCATCGCGAATGCAGAAATCTCCCGTGCGTTATCAGCGGCTGAGTTGAAGCGCAATCAAATCGGCACCAAGTTTCACCCGGCAATCGCAGCCTTGATCGCGCGGCTTGGCGTTCCGGGCGCCAAGCCCGGCGCAGATGAAGGAAAGTTCGTTCGTGATGGCAAAGCCTCAATTCAGATCTGGCTCGCTGAGAAAAACACCGCGGTCCTGGCTGAATTGAAGCGGCTCGGGTTCGAGGTCGTCCTGGAACCGAAGAGCGCGATGATGCTGATCGGACGGCTGCCGATCGGTAACCTGGAAGCGCTCGCTAAACTGGATGCCGTCCGCTATATCGCCCCATCCGAGATCCAGAAGTGATAGGTCATGAGTCATGAGTGATGGGTCGCAGGTAAAGGAGGGTTTCACCCATCACTCATGACACTTTTCTTAGCCTGGGCAGCCGGTCAGGCCCAGAATCACATTTATCAGCATCTGCAGATCCAGGGCGTTTGTGACCCCGTCGCCGTTGATGTCGCAGTTTGTCGGGCTCCCCGGGATGCCCAAAATCGAGTTGATCAGCAACTGTATGTCCAGAACGTTTACCGATCCGTCGCCATTAATGTCGCACCGGCTGGCACTGACGGTAAACACTGCAGAGCTTGCGCCTGTTCCCACGGGAGTAGTGACGCTGATTCTGCCGGAAGTCGCCCCTGCCGGGACGGTCGCCGTAATTCGCGCCGGCGACACTACCGTGAAACCGGCCGCGGCGGAGGTGTTGAACTTGACGGTTGTTGCCCCGTTCAGATTCGTACCTGTGATGGTGACTACAGTTCCTGCGCGGCCGCTTGAGGGAGCCATCCCCGTGATCGTGGGCGGACTGGACAGGGTGGTAGCGGAAACCTCATTGGAATATGCAGAGTCGGCGGCAGCTCCAGTGGCCTCGACGCGATAGTAATAATTCGTGTTTGTGCCCAATCCCGTATCGCTGAAGGAAGTCACATTCGCTGCAGTCGTTCCAACTTGCGACCAGATCCCCCCAGCACCTTCTTTTCTCTCGACCGCAAAGCCGGTCTCGTCGGCGCTGTTGTCCAGCCATAGCAGGTTGACCTGAGAACTCGAGACTGCGATCGCAGTCAGGTTCGAAGGCGCAGCCGGTCCTGAGGTAAGGCAGGAGGAAGCCGACGCGACATGCGCTGCGATCTCCGCGCGCGAATAGGGACAAAATGTCGATCCCGTCCCAATGGTGCTGTTCATGATGGTATTGCCGCAATCCGTGGGTGCAGGGCTCGCCTGTTCCGTGTGTGTGGCGCCGAAGTTGTGACCGATCTCGTGAGCCGTGAGGAGGTATTTGCCGGGGGAGGAGGTGAGTCTCTGGGAAACGCCGTAGCTGTAGCTTCGGGCCTCGCACACCACCGACAGATAGGCGATGCCGATAGTGCTCCCGTCCATGTTCTTGCCGGTCCACATATGAGCGAGATCGAACGGCACATAGTAGAAGTTGGCGTTCCAGTGATCGCGGAACTCCGAAAGCATGGCGGACGGAGCAGTCGAGCTGTAAGGATCGGTCGGCGTAGACCAGACATGCTGGTAGACGACCTGAAGCGAAATCGAAAGCTGTGACTGATAGATGCCATCCACCTGGTTGAGAATGTCGAGAATCGTCGCATTCGCTTCCGTCGCTCCCCCGCAGGCGACCACGTACTCATAATCGGCTTCTGTCGCTACCTGGGCTGCCCGCACCCCGGAAGTCGCAGCGAGCATGCGGGGTTCGACCAGTTCCCGGGCTTCCCCAATCCTGTGGGCCAGCGTGGTGCCGCAGACACCGAGGACTTCGGGACGGATATCCGACCGGCGGTAAACCACCATCTCCGACGGATCCGACGAGGGGGAGAAATTGCGCAGCGGCTCGATGTAGTACCACTCATCGGGTGTCAGGATCACCCCTTCCAAAGTTGCGTCCCTGACAGTGAAACGTGCCTCCGAGTCCCAGAGTCGCGGTACCGTGCCACGGAAGGTGTGTGCCGGCGCCCTCGCGAGCTCGCTCCTGGCGCCTCCCGGCAGTTCCTCCTCAGCCACGCAGCCGGAGGCGCGCAGATCATAAGGCTCCAGGACGACATCAAAGATCTGATCCGGGGTGGCGATCCTGAATTCGCCGGTATCACGGACCTGCTGCGCCACTCGTGCCGTGTCCATCCTTACCCTGTCATAGCGCTGCAGAATTCTGTCGATCTGTTCCCGCGTTGCTGCAGAACGCTGCATTGCGCCGGCACTCTCGTGCGGAGCCATGCCCGGCAGAAACGTGACCAAGATGAGGCTGAAAATGCGAAACAGCTGCACCCGTAAACGACTGTAGGATTTCCATTTCATGGTCTGTTTCCTTAGCCCGGCACGGGGAAGGTCGTCGTTTGGGGGGGGATGGGATCTCGCGTGCGTGCAGACGTACCCGGAAAGTGCAGGGAGAGGTCCGCCTGCCTTCGTATCGGCACGTCACTGGACTTACAATAGACCCTCGGAGAAACAACCAACACACATATTCCAGGACTGCAGGACTTGCGGAAAGCCGTTGGCGATGAGTTACTTAGGGTGTCTGAGCCCTCGAGGTTTCAAAGCAGGCGACGGGGCCGTTGGTTGATGGCGAACAGGATTGCGCCCGCCGCCAGGGCCAGGCCGCCTCCCAGAATCTGTTTTCGTGTGGCGCCAAACAGGATCGCCAGGGAAACCAGGATAGCCAAAATGGGGACCAGCGGTCCCATTGGAATCACGTAAGTCGGCCGCTTTACCGCGCCCTCGAAGCGCCGCGCGCGCAGGATCAGCGTCGACGCGCTTGCGCCGGTATAGGTGACCAGGCGCGCCACGGCGCTGACAACCGCCAGTTTGACGAATGAGCCGGTCAGGGCCAGCAGCAGTGCCACGGTTGAGGAAAAGAGAATCGCGTTCGCCGGAGTGCGGAACCTCACGTGGATGCGGCCGAACCATTTCGGCAATTGCCCGTTCTCGGCCAGCGCGAACAGCATGCGGGATCCAGTCAGGATCTGGCCCGCATTGTTCCCGGTCATGGAAATCACCGACCCGATCCCGATCAGCAGGGCGCCCGCCGCCCCCATGAAGATGTGGGCAGCATCCGCCAGCGGCGTCGTGGAAGCTGCCAGACTGGGCAGCGTGCCCGCCGCGACCAACTGAGTCAATGTCATCACTACCGTTACGGTCGCAATCGTCATCACCAGCGCAAAGGGCACGTGGCGGCGCGGGTCGTTTGCTTCACCGGCAGGGACCGGCACAACGTCGTAACCGCCGTAGACGAAGATCATCAGCAGGGCTGCCGTGGTCCCCTGCTGCCAGGTGACCGGCCTCAATAAGCCCAGGTTGGCGGGATTGATGAAAAAAACGCCGATAGCAATGAATATTCCCAACGGCAGCAGCTTGCCGATGGTCAGCAGGTTTACTGCCCAGGAGCTTTGGCGAATGCCTACGACGTTGATCACGGTCAAGACGAGCGTCAGGCCGATGATGACAGTGCTGCGTCCCGGTTCTGCTGCCGCCGCGGGCCAGTAAAAGCCGAGCGCCACCGCAATACCGTTCACGACCGATGCGTGGCTCGCCACGCGCGTGAACCACTGCATGAAGCCTACTTCAAATCCTGCGAACCGGCCGAAGGCCTCGCGCGTGTACAGATACGGACCGCCCGTGCCCTCAAACCTGCTGCCCACCTCGGCAAAGCACAGTGCCACCAGGAGCGATGCCAATCCGGCCAGCACGAATGCCGGCACGCTCCAGGCACCCACCAGTGCGGCAACCTGCGAGGGCATCAGGAAAATCGCGCCGCCGATCACCTGGTTCACACCGATGGCCGTGAGGTCCCATCGGCTCAGTTCACGCCTTAGTGTCGGTGCCTGTACTGCAGCCTGCGTCGATGCTTCCATGGCGCAACGTTGTATCACGGCAGAGCCGCGATGCAAAAAACCTCAACGCGGAGCCCGTAGCCTGAGTTATTCATGAAGCAGAACCGCATGCCGGTGCAAAGAAACAGAATTGGACGCTGATAAACGCGGGCAGGAGCTTTTGCCCGCCGACCAGGACCGAACGGTCAGCATCTGTCGGAGTTTTTCCGCGTCCAAAACGGTCCTCTGATCGCATATTCATGAATAATCAGGGGCAAAGAGAAGCAGATGTAGGAACACATAGTATCTCCGCGGCCTCTGCGCTGAGATTTTGCTTTTCTTGATTACACCGCCATCATTCGTGATGGCTGTCAATCCACAAGATCCGGCATGTAAGCATACAAGGCCGGCGATCCCCCGGTGTGCACGAACAGGACATTTTCGTTTTTCTTGAAAAATCCCTTGCGGGCCAGATCAATCAAGCCGGCCATCGCCTTGCCGGTGTAAACAGGATCGAGAAGGATGCTCTCGGTTCTGGCCAGCATTTTCACGGCCTCGGCCATCTCCGGCGTCGGAATCGAGTAACCCCGGCCTACATAGTCGCCGAAACAGAGGACCGCATCTCTTGGAATCTCCCCTTTGATGCCGACACGCGCCGCGGTTTTCTGAACCAGGTCGTAGACGAGTTTTTCCTGCACTTCCTTGGGGCGGCTGACGTCGATGCCGACAACAGGGATGTTGCTGTTGTTGCCGTACAAGCCCGTGACAATTCCTGCGTGCGTTCCGGCACTGCCGCTCGCACAGACGACCCTATTGATGTTGATTCCCTTTTCGAAAAGCTGAGCGAGAATCTCCTCGGCGCAGGCCACATAGCCGGTAGCCCCAATCGGATTCGAGCCGCCTCCGGGGATGATGTAAGCCTTGCGGCCCGCGGCGGAAACCTCGTCGGCCACCATGAGCATTTCTTTCATCATATCGGAGCCGCCGGGGACCACCTTGATCTGCTCGACCCCCAGAAGCCGGAACAGGAAGTTGTTCCCGCTCGCATCCGGCTTGTAGCTCTTCGGAACCCTCTCTTCCAGGACGAGCCTGCACTTCAGCCCTTCCTTGGCCGCTGCCGCCAGGGTGAGCCGGCAGTGGTTGGATTGAACCGCTCCGCAGGTAATCAAGGTGTCGGCGCCTTGAGCCAGGGCATCGGCAACCAAAAACTCGAGCTTCCTCGTCTTGTTGCCTCCGGCAGCCAGGCCAAGGAGATCGTCTCTCTTGATGTAAATGTTCGGACCACCAACCGCGGCAGAAAAACGCGGTACTGCCTCCAGCGGTGTCGGTCCTTCGGTATAGCGCCTGCGGGGAAAGCGTGCCAGATTCATGCGAAACCTCCCGTCATAGTCGGATTATCGATTGCTAAAATGACTGGTCACTCAGGACCCCGGATATGATCTGCGGGTCCGGGCAAAAAGAGTGCTCAGCTTAAGCGATGCAGGGTGCCCGCTCAAGGGCTTTTTGTTTATCCATGGGAGCTCAATGGCGTGCCGCCGCTTTTCAAATCGAAACATCGCCAAGGGCGGCAGCAAGCTGCCGCACTCCAGCGCGCCTGGTGCGAGCGAGGGTTAGGAGCGGATCTTGAGGACGGCGGCGCCCTCCAGTTTCCCCTGCCTCACCCCGTCGAGGGCGTCGTTCGCCTTTTCCAGGGGGAAGAGCACGACCTCCGCCTTCACCTTCGCCCTGGGCGCGATCTCGAAAAACTCCAATCCATCCTTGCGGGTCAGGTTGGCCACCGAGCGTATCGAGCGCTCCTCCCATAGGATGCTGTAAGGGAAAGCCGGAATATCGCTCATGTGAATGCCGCCGCAGACAACTTCACCACCCTTGGCGGTGGCGCGCAAGGCGGCCGGCACCAGAGCGCCCACTGGGGCGAAGATGACGGCGGCGTCCAACTCCTCCGGGGGCATCTCATCGGAGGATCCCGCCCAGACCGCACCCAGCCTGCGCGCGAAATTCTGCGCTTCCCTGTCGCCGCGTTTGGTGAAAGCGTATACCTTTTTCCCCTGGTAAACGGCGATCTGCACCAGGAGATGCGCGGCAGCGCCGAAGCCGTAAAAGCCCAGTCGTTCGGAGTTCCTGCCAACCATGCGGTAGGATCGGTACCCGATCAGCCCGGCACACAGCAGAGGCGCCACCTCGGCATCAGTATACGATTCCGGCAGATGGAGGCAATAACGGTAGTCCGCGACGGTGAATTCGGCATAGCCGCCGTCGATGGAGTAACCCGAGAAGCGTGCGTGGTCACACAGGTTCTCACGACCCGTGACACAATAGCGACAAGTGCCGTCACTGTACCCGAGCCACGGCACGCCAACCCGGTCGCCCACCTTGAATCCGGCCACTTTGTCACCGAGCCGGATTATTGTGCCCGCGATCTCATGTCCCAGGATCAAGGGGAGCTTCGGCTGCGGCAATTCGCCATCGGCGATGTGCAGGTCCGTCCGGCACACTCCACAGGCGTGAATTTCGATCAGAACCTGCGTAGGACCTGGCGCGGGCACAGCCATTTCCATGTCCTGAAGAGGCTTCCGGGGAGCTACCAACACCATGGCACGCATCTTTTCCTGGATCGCCATCGATCACCTCCATATGCCCTCGCTTTGATCTTACCCGGGAATTACACATAACCACAGGCCAACGCCGGCAAACAGGGGCAAAAAGGAGACGTTGCTGTTTTCCACTCGGAACGGTTCATGGCTGCGCGGCAACTGGAAAACGAGGATGTCTCCTTTTTCTCCGGATATCTCGCCGCCTGTCTGCAGCGCTGCAATGATCATTGTCCATCGGCGAGTCGTTTAGCGGGCATACCAGGTCCTGACTCGGTTTTGGTCGAAAAACTCCATCCCGGGGGCTTCGGCAGTCAGCATCAGGATCGCGCGCGCGACGCCGGCACTGTCGTTCAGCACCAATCCGGGGGCACTGTCCTTATCCACGATCCCCAGCACGGCGCGCGCCCTCTCGGAAGCATCGAAGAAGCGCAGCACGGTCCGGTCCGGTGTCGCGAGCAACTGCGCGCCGCCGCGCTCGCGGGCGCCGAAGAGATGGAGGAAGGGATTGTCCTCGACGGTCAGACCCAGGGCTGCCTTGGCTTCGCTGTTCTTCCCGAGCAAGCCGACGGCAGGCCCTTGGCCGGTGACGCTCAAGTTCAGCCGCTTTCTGCCCGCGTCGTACAGTGTCATCACGGGCCCGCTCGAAGTGTAGTTCAGACCCGCCGCCTTCTGTGCATTTCTGTCGTAGAGAGTCAGCCCCGCACCTTCGGGCTCTACACCTAATGACAGGGTGGCGTTATCGGCATCATCATAAAAAACCAGGGCCGGCCGGTCTGCAAAAAGTCCCAGTTCCGCGCGCCTTTTCCCCCGCCCATCCTGGAGGATGAACTTGCCCGCTTCGAGCGCCTTGGCCGCTTTCACGGGCGGCGCCTTTGTCGCCTTTACTTGCGCCATCAGAAAAACGGAGCCGATCGCGAGAAGCATCAGAATCCCGGCCTGTTTGAGTCGCTGATTTTGGCGCTCCAGCCTCCTGATGCGTTCCGACAAGGTTTCCAGTGTCTGGATTTGTGTTTCCATGATTCTGCGCTCCTCCGCAAAGGTCCCGGCACGCCTGTTTCCACTCAGCTTCACAAAGCCTCAGTATCGGGATCGCAATCGCTATCGGGTTTTGCCGGTTAGGTGCTCCGATTGCGATGGCGATAGCACTACCGATTCCAATACCGATTTGTCTATTTGCAGGGCAGTGATGTTATCGTTTGTTTTCCCCAATCTTGATCATTTTCCCTCTCAAAGGAAATAAATGTCGACATCCTGCGAAGTTTATGCAAAATTAAGAGGTTAAAGCACTATAGCATTATAGTCGTTTGGAACTTCCGGAGGAATATTTATGAACACCGCTCACAACCGCTGGCGTACAGGCGTGCCGGTAACACTGCTGCCGTTCATCCTGATTGCCGCACTCCTGCATGCCCAGGCCCCGAATCAACCGGCAACGTCCCAAAGCAAGTCAGCCGCTGCCGGGCAGAAAATGACGGTCGAAGGTGTCATCGTCAAGCGCGACGCCGATTCCCTGACCCTGCGGGACGCCCGCGGCTCGAACATTGTTGTGGCACTGATCGACAGCACCCGGGTCAAGGAGAAGAAGAGCAACCCGTTCCGGCGCAGCCGGAACTATGCCCTCACCCAGCTCCTGCGTGGGCTGAGCGTCGAGGTCACGGGCAGGCAGAACAGTGGAGGGCAGCTTGTGGCGGATGAGGTCAAGCTCAAGGACAATGATCTCCGCCTCGCCAGTTCTGTAGAGACCAGGGTAGATCCGATAGAGACCCGCCTGGCCGAGGTGGAGACCAAGCTTGTGCAGACCGAACAGAACGCTCAGCGGCTCTCGGGCCAGGTGGAGGAGGTATCGGCCGTCGCCAAAGCAGCCCGCAGCGCCGCCAAGGCCGCCCAGGATACCGGGGATGCAGCCAATGCGGCCGCGAAAGACGCTGCACGCGAAGGGATCGAAGCCGCCAGGTCGACCGCCCGTGCCGCCGACGCGCGTATTTCTTCTCTGGACGATTTCGACGTCAAGAGCACGACGACCGTGCGCTTCCAGCTGAGCAGTGCCGTACTGAGCAAAGAGGCCAAGGCACAGCTCGACACGCTTGCCGGGGCAGCCAAGAACGAGAAAGGCTTCATGATCGAAGTCACCGGTTATGCCTCGTCGGAAGGGGATGCAGCCGCCAATGAGCGACTGAGTGAGCGCCGGGCCGACGCCGTCGTCCGCTACCTGACGGAGAATTGCTCGATTCCGCTGCGGCGGCTCGTGACCCCTTTTGGGTTTGGCGCCAAGCAGCCGGTGGCGGACAATTCCACTCTCGACGGCCGGAAGCAGAACCGGCGTGTTGAAGTTAAAATCCTGGTAAACAAGGGCTTAACCGGCCAGATCGCCAAATAGGGCTGGACGGCCCGGTCTGAGCATGGTACTTCATGAGAGGGAAGGAGGCCCGGCCGTACGGCGGGGTCTGCGCACCACAATCCATCAGGAAAGGAAAAGGCGGTCCAAAACAAACTGAGTCTTATGCGCTTTCGCGTCTTGCTTTTCCTGCTCATCCTGATCCCTCTGTCCTCGTTTGCAGGTTTGCACCCCGATGCCGGGATCCAGAGCCTGACGCCGCAGAATCCTGCCCAGCAGCCGCCCCCCAAGGCGGGAACCATCCGCGTCAATACCAGCCTCGTACTCATACCGGTGTCGGTTACCGATGCTGCAGGGCACGCCGTCAAGAACCTGCAGCTGGAGGATTTCGTCGTCCAGGAAAACGGTAGCCCCGTGACCATAGAACATCTGGGCCAGCCGGGGTTGACGCGGCTGGACATGGTCCTGACGTTTGATCTGACAGGCAGCACCCGCCCGCGCTTCGACTTCGAGCAGCAGGCGGCCACCAGTTTCCTGAAGACGATCTTCAAGCCGCGGGATGCCGTGTCGATTGTCGGCATCACCGCCAAACCGAAAATCCTGCTCGAACGAACCACGTCGTTGATCACGGCCATGGATGGTTTGAATCAGCTTCAGTCATCAGGAGCCTCCACGGCATTCTTCGACTCGGTCATCGCGGCAGCGCAATTGCTGCGCGGGCCCGCCGATCCCGACACCCGCCGCGTTCAGATCGTGCTCTCCGACGGCGAAGACAACTTCAGCGAGCAGAAACAGGCGGACGCACTTCGCGAGGTTCAGCAGGCCGATTGCATTTTCTACTCGATCAACCCGGGCGGGCCGTCGATCCGCCTGAACAACGTCAGCCTGCGCGGCCAGCAGGCGATGGAGGCGCTCGCGGAAGAAACGGGTGGGGCGGCGTTCCTGGCGGAGAAACTCGAGGACCTGGGTGAGATTTATGGCCGTATTGCCGCGGAACTGGAGGCGCAATATCTGCTCAGTTACTACTCGCCGGATCCCAAGTCAGACGGGAGCTTCCGTCGCATTACCGTGCGCGCGCCCAAACACCCGGAATTGCGTGTCCGCTCGCGCCAGGGCTATTACGACGGCAAACCTCCATACCGTTGATGCCGGGTAACAGCTCAGTCGTGCGTTTTCAACAGACCGTTCACCGACAGGTCTTCATCAATCAATGGCCAGTGGATCCCGGTTTCTGAAAACCATCTATACCTTCCTGCGCGGCACGGTAGCCTCTCGCTGAATCCCTGAGGGAAATCTATGAAAACCGGCCGCCATGCTGACTGCAGGATCCAGATACGGATCTTCGGAAGATCGTCGATCCTGGGGCTTGTCAGAGGGCGATTTCCTGGGCCTCGTCACGTTGGCAGCCGGAAAAGCCAGGAAATGCAAAATCGAGCCTTTCAATTCTCAAAAACGGGTGACGTCCCAAATAACTTTCGGCTCCCCGCATTCGTCATAGCGCAGCTGTATAAACACCGGTGGCAGATCGAACTCTTTTTTAAGTGGATCAAGCAACACTTGCGAATTAAGGCTTTCTACGGCACCTCTGAGAACGCGGTCAAGACGCCAGATTTTGAGCGTCACCTGTTTTGAGAAAACTTCGATTTATCAAATACTTACGGAATCAGCGCGCGAGCCGTCCAACGACGATTCCGGTAACCAATTGTAGCTATTCAACTTCTAATGGGACACTAGTGGGTGACGTCCCCGATTTCCATTCATCAGGCAAGGGAGTTGTCGGGATGCGGAGCGAGTCGACGAACCGGGTGAAGAATTCGTAGGCCGCCGCCACGGCCGCCAGTTCTATGATTTCACGGTCTATGAATGTGTCTCGTAGAGAGGCGTAGAAAGCGTCGTCAATCTCAAGCGCCGAACGATGCACGCGATCCGCGAAGCGGAAACCTAGCTTCTCGCGCTCCGTGAAGGGCCCATTCTCGAAGTCCCTCACGCCCTGGACCTGCTCCGCGGTTGCGCCTTTCTGCTTCGCCGAAGCAGAGTGGGCCGATGTTCAATAGTCGCAGTTTTGCAAAATCGCCACCCGGGTGGCCACGAGCTCTTTGTACCATCCCGGCAAAGCGCCCTCACCCATCAGCGGTTTTAAAAACGCAGCGATACCCATGGCGAGTTCGGGCGTATGAGCGATGGTCTTGAACATGTTGGGCACCACGCCCCGCAGCTCGAGAAGTTGATCGTAAAGGGCGCCGATCTCAGGTGTGACTTCACCCCGCTCCAACATCCGGATGCGGGCTTTGATATCAGAGTTCAAGACAAGCACCTCCGCAAAAACGGGGAGCGCCCCGCATGCGCTCAGACCCACGGTCTGAGCTTAAAGCCGTCACCCGCCCCCGCCGCCGCTGCTTGCGCCGCAGCCAATGCCCGAACCGGAAGAAATCCCGCCGCTTTTGCTGCTCCCGGACGTGGCAAAAGAAGAATAGATCTGCTCCAGTTCGCGACTGTGGCACATGGGACAATCAGGCGGTTCCGATCCGAAAACAAGGGCCTCGAAGCGGTGGCCGCACTTCTTACAGATATATTCGAACAATGGCATAAAGCCCTTCCTCCCAGGCTTGCCATATTATGCCTCGGATCGCGCCCCGAGGCAAAGCAACGGCAAGAAATAGACCACAAAGACCTGTAGACTCCAGGAAGGCATCTGGATCATGGAGTGTTGGAAGCTGCGAGGTAATTGTCTGATGCCGCGCTATTGGGTCTTGGCGGCCTTCCCGACCGGCTTTTCGGAGTCTTGCCGGGCAGGGGCCTGCGCAGCTTGAACCCTAGGTGCGAGCCTCGGCGTCGCCGGGATTGCAAACACCATGGGGCGGCTGGTCATGGCCTCGGCTTTGCCGTGGGCCGGCGCCCTGTGTGCCTGAAATGCGAGCACAAGGAACAGGGGCATGGGACCCAGAAGAAGCCAAACGAGCATCGGCCAGGGATTGGATCGAGCGCTGTCCGGGTTCTTTGGCTTCATGGTGACTACCTGCCCTTCGCCCCAGGGTAAATTCGCTGAGGAGCTTCAGTGAACCTCATGCAAATCTTATGCCGATATCGTCACGAAATGACAAGTGCAATAGATATAACACTGCCCCTCTGACTAAAAGTCCCATGAATTGCCGTTCGTCCGCTGAGGACCCGGGAAATTTTCCCCTGGCCATCGCACTTGGAGATTCATTGAGCCACGACGGGGCTCGTATTCGTGACAACGGGGGTTGGCACAGGCGAAATGCCTGTGCCAAAGAAACATCGAGGCCTCGCTATACTGGCGCTCCCTGGTTGGCCTTCGCCTCAAGCGGCTTCCTGGCCGGAAACACCTTGCGCATCAGGTCGTCGAGCAGGGAGTAGACCACCGGCACAGCCAGCAGGGTCAG encodes:
- a CDS encoding VIT and VWA domain-containing protein; its protein translation is MQLGSFAAVLLSGSMALATQGRNTTGRVVVPAPPASARVTQGALQVIDKDGNATALCPLKHTDVKASISGFLARVIVTQQFVNPSTEKIEAVYTFPLPQNAAVDDMTLTVGNRIVRGHIKRREEAQAIYEAARSAGHVAGLLDQERPNIFTQSVANITPGAQVTVEISYVEALKYADGTYEFVFPMVVAPRYIPGTPTGRTGGGWAQDTNKVPDASRITPPVAGNPETAMPTRAGHDISLEVLLEAGVTIEDLKSVLHEVTVDRPGPHSAAVRLKDQSEIPNRDFILRYGVAGGSIKDAVLAHQGDQGGFFTLVLQPPERVNVQDVTPKELIFVLDSSGSMSGFPIEKAKETMRLALKGLYPRDTFNLMTFSGDTRILFPAPVPATPDNLQKAEQFLSMQGGSGGTEMMRAIRAALAPSDEQSHIRIVCFMTDGMVGNDFEIISEVQKHPNARVFAFGIGNSVNRFLLDQMAQQGRGEVEYVTLGDDGSAAARRFHERVRNPLLTDITIEWGGLAVTDVYPKRIPDLFSAKPMVICGRYTRAGKGVILVSGNMSGGHFSREIPVNLPDREPRNSVLAKLWARTRIDDLMAQDYRGIQRANMQSDLREQITQLGLDFGLMTQFTSFVAVEEMTITEGGKPRRIEVPVELPDGVSYRGIFGAPGEGMPATSAANLSMVKGLAMAGGMGGGVGPRQMAPAPVIANAEISRALSAAELKRNQIGTKFHPAIAALIARLGVPGAKPGADEGKFVRDGKASIQIWLAEKNTAVLAELKRLGFEVVLEPKSAMMLIGRLPIGNLEALAKLDAVRYIAPSEIQK
- a CDS encoding IPT/TIG domain-containing protein, whose translation is MKWKSYSRLRVQLFRIFSLILVTFLPGMAPHESAGAMQRSAATREQIDRILQRYDRVRMDTARVAQQVRDTGEFRIATPDQIFDVVLEPYDLRASGCVAEEELPGGARSELARAPAHTFRGTVPRLWDSEARFTVRDATLEGVILTPDEWYYIEPLRNFSPSSDPSEMVVYRRSDIRPEVLGVCGTTLAHRIGEARELVEPRMLAATSGVRAAQVATEADYEYVVACGGATEANATILDILNQVDGIYQSQLSISLQVVYQHVWSTPTDPYSSTAPSAMLSEFRDHWNANFYYVPFDLAHMWTGKNMDGSTIGIAYLSVVCEARSYSYGVSQRLTSSPGKYLLTAHEIGHNFGATHTEQASPAPTDCGNTIMNSTIGTGSTFCPYSRAEIAAHVASASSCLTSGPAAPSNLTAIAVSSSQVNLLWLDNSADETGFAVERKEGAGGIWSQVGTTAANVTSFSDTGLGTNTNYYYRVEATGAAADSAYSNEVSATTLSSPPTITGMAPSSGRAGTVVTITGTNLNGATTVKFNTSAAAGFTVVSPARITATVPAGATSGRISVTTPVGTGASSAVFTVSASRCDINGDGSVNVLDIQLLINSILGIPGSPTNCDINGDGVTNALDLQMLINVILGLTGCPG
- a CDS encoding APC family permease, encoding MEASTQAAVQAPTLRRELSRWDLTAIGVNQVIGGAIFLMPSQVAALVGAWSVPAFVLAGLASLLVALCFAEVGSRFEGTGGPYLYTREAFGRFAGFEVGFMQWFTRVASHASVVNGIAVALGFYWPAAAAEPGRSTVIIGLTLVLTVINVVGIRQSSWAVNLLTIGKLLPLGIFIAIGVFFINPANLGLLRPVTWQQGTTAALLMIFVYGGYDVVPVPAGEANDPRRHVPFALVMTIATVTVVMTLTQLVAAGTLPSLAASTTPLADAAHIFMGAAGALLIGIGSVISMTGNNAGQILTGSRMLFALAENGQLPKWFGRIHVRFRTPANAILFSSTVALLLALTGSFVKLAVVSAVARLVTYTGASASTLILRARRFEGAVKRPTYVIPMGPLVPILAILVSLAILFGATRKQILGGGLALAAGAILFAINQRPRRLL